In one window of Gossypium hirsutum isolate 1008001.06 chromosome A01, Gossypium_hirsutum_v2.1, whole genome shotgun sequence DNA:
- the LOC107958053 gene encoding omega-3 fatty acid desaturase, chloroplastic-like, with product MESFLISKSGLKPLPRICIRPITGLVPRNYFSKPRFLHTSKCFSDLKVTTPLKVASVEEDEEINERMHGINKLGEQEQETRFDPAAPPPFNLADVRASIPQHCWVKDPWKSMSYVVRDVALVLSLAAAVVYVNNWLVWPLYWVAQGTMFWALFVLGHDCGHGSFSNNPKLNSLVGHLLHSSILVPYHGWRISHRIHHQNQGHVENDESWHPLTEKIYMNLDNNELTWLFKFPFPLLVYPFYLWGRSPGKTGSHFDPNSELFVPSERKDVITSSLCWTAMAAILVGLGFTMGPMLLLKLYGVPYWIFVIWLDFVTYMHHHGHQDKLPWYRGKEWSYLRGGLTTLDRDYGWMNNIHHDIGTHVIHHLFPQIPHYRLIEATKAAKPVLGKYYREPERSRPLPFHLIGVFIRSLKEDHYVSDTGDVVYYQN from the exons ATGGAGAGTTTTCTCATATCAAAATCTGGTTTAAAGCCTCTTCCTCGTATCTGCATAAGACCCATAACTGGTCTTGTCCCAAGAAATTACTTCTCAAAGCCAAGATTTTTACATACAAGCAAGTGTTTTTCTGATCTAAAGGTGACTACGCCATTGAAAGTTGCATCCgtagaagaagatgaagaaataaaTGAGAGAATGCATGGTATTAACAAGCTTGGAGAGCAAGAACAAGAGACAAGATTTGACCCTGCAGCTCCCCCACCGTTTAACTTAGCTGATGTAAGAGCAAGCATACCCCAGCATTGTTGGGTAAAGGATCCATGGAAATCTATGAGCTATGTTGTGAGGGATGTTGCTCTTGTTTTAAGCTTGGCTGCTGCTGTGGTTTACGTTAACAACTGGCTTGTTTGGCCTCTTTACTGGGTTGCTCAAGGAACCATGTTTTGGGCTCTTTTTGTTCTTGGTCATGACTG CGGCCATGGCAGCTTTTCAAACAACCCCAAGTTAAACAGTTTAGTGGGGCATCTATTGCATTCTTCCATTCTTGTGCCTTATCATGGATG GAGAATTAGCCATAGGATTCATCACCAAAACCAGGGTCATGTTGAGAATGATGAATCATGGCACCCG TTAACTGAGAAAATATACATGAATTTGGATAACAATGAACTAACATGGCTGTTCAAGTTTCCTTTCCCCTTGCTTGTATATCCTTTCTACCTT TGGGGAAGAAGTCCAGGCAAGACTGGTTCTCACTTTGATCCTAACAGCGAATTGTTTGTCCCAAGTGAGAGAAAAGATGTTATTACATCCAGCTTATGTTGGACAGCCATGGCTGCTATTCTTGTTGGTCTAGGCTTCACAATGGGTCCTATGCTGTTGCTTAAACTATATGGTGTTCCTTATTGG ATATTCGTAATTTGGCTGGATTTTGTAACATACATGCATCATCATGGTCATCAAGACAAACTTCCTTGGTACCGTGGGAAG GAATGGAGTTACTTAAGGGGAGGGCTTACAACACTTGACCGTGATTATGGATGGATGAACAACATTCATCATGATATTGGAACCCATGTCATACACCATCTCTTTCCTCAGATCCCTCATTACCGCCTAATAGAGGCT ACTAAGGCAGCTAAGCCGGTTCTTGGAAAATACTATCGGGAGCCAGAACGATCGAGACCTCTACCTTTTCACCTCATCGGAGTTTTTATAAGAAGCTTGAAGGAAGATCACTACGTTAGTGACACCGGCGATGTTGTCTACTACCAAAACTGA
- the LOC121230670 gene encoding uncharacterized protein, with the protein MEMVTDSYSDLVQAIILDNVTYFGRLLCSSTYDIDAEIPFRCFPLTGSKDELKVLMRTPLMIAAMTNSPKVVEYIVGNFRANVVRVSTSDGATAIDCANNSDCSTIVEMLKDARIGNGRPSTASYDQSSSDQRRRSVLTQSLQGRQEMDIWTPFCARGAICRPLSFNNQVNWNMNHRMQGRQGPPISNNQVYRQEPNIQRPFYGRGAVGVQPLFSINQVYENMSRSMQGWQEPNIQRPFYARHAVGVWPLSSTNQVYQNMNSSMQGRQELNMITSFDARDAAGEMPSSSDDQVHQNMNRSTQERQELNMTTSFDARDASGEMPSSSDDQAHQKMNCSMQERQELNMTTSFDARDAAGEMPSSSDDQVHQNMNRSMQERQELNIPAPDDVRDAADEMASSSIDQNTNRSMQERQELNIPTPDDVRDAAGEMASSSIDQNTNRSMPGTQEPNMPTPSDARDLAGEMPLNSKDQVNQDMDYGMQGRQEPEVTINSSTPATEIMNLYWPPLTEEGKLIQLPRRR; encoded by the coding sequence ACATATTTCGGTCGCCTCCTATGTAGTTCAACATATGATATCGATGCCGAAATTCCTTTCCGGTGTTTCCCATTAACTGGGTCTAAAGACGAGCTTAAGGTTTTGATGAGGACACCATTGATGATTGCTGCAATGACTAATAGTCCAAAAGTGGTGGAGTATATAGTTGGAAATTTTAGGGCCAATGTTGTTAGAGTTTCCACTTCAGATGGAGCTACTGCAATTGATTGTGCTAATAATTCTGATTGTTCTACAATTGTTGAGATGCTGAAAGATGCTCGGATCGGAAACGGCCGACCTTCAACAGCGTCATATGATCAATCTAGTTCTGATCAACGACGGCGTTCCGTGTTAACTCAAAGCTTACAGGGCAGACAAGAGATGGATATTTGGACACCGTTTTGTGCAAGAGGTGCTATATGTAGGCCATTGAGTTTCAACAATCAAGTCAATTGGAACATGAACCATAGGATGCAGGGAAGGCAAGGGCCACCAATTTCCAACAATCAAGTATATAGGCAAGAGCCGAATATTCAAAGACCCTTTTATGGAAGAGGTGCTGTAGGTGTACAGCCATTGTTTTCCATTAATCAAGTTTACGAAAACATGAGCCGAAGCATGCAGGGATGGCAAGAACCGAATATACAGAGACCCTTTTATGCAAGACATGCTGTAGGTGTATGGCCATTGAGTTCCACAAATCAAGTTTATCAAAACATGAACAGTAGCATGCAGGGAAGGCAAGAGCTGAATATGATAACATcctttgatgcaagagatgctgCAGGTGAAATGCCATCTAGCTCCGACGATCAAGTCCATCAAAACATGAATCGTAGCACGCAAGAAAGGCAAGAGCTGAATATGACAACATcctttgatgcaagagatgcttCAGGTGAAATGCCATCGAGCTCCGACGATCAAGCCCATCAAAAAATGAACTGTAGCATGCAAGAAAGGCAAGAGCTGAATATGACAACATcctttgatgcaagagatgctgCAGGTGAAATGCCATCGAGCTCCGACGATCAAGTCCATCAAAACATGAACCGTAGCATGCAAGAAAGGCAAGAGCTGAATATTCCAGCACCCGATGATGTAAGAGATGCTGCAGATGAAATGGCATCGAGTTCCATCGATCAAAACACGAACCGTAGCATGCAAGAAAGGCAAGAGCTGAATATTCCAACACCCGATGATGTAAGAGATGCTGCAGGTGAAATGGCATCGAGTTCCATCGATCAAAACACGAACCGTAGCATGCCTGGAACGCAAGAGCCAAATATGCCAACACCCTCTGATGCAAGAGATCTTGCAGGTGAAATGCCATTGAATTCCAAAGACCAAGTCAATCAAGACATGGACTATGGCATGCAAGGAAGGCAAGAGCCTGAAGTGACGATCAATTCATCTACTCCTGCTACTGAAATCATGAATTTGTATTGGCCACCTTTGACGGAGGAAGGAAAGTTGATTCAACTACCTCGGCGAAGGTAG